Within Cololabis saira isolate AMF1-May2022 chromosome 14, fColSai1.1, whole genome shotgun sequence, the genomic segment AATCCACTCTTAATATGAGTGAAAGCAGGCGTTGTATAAAACTTCAAGGACAGCATGTACTTTGTCCAtgtggggtttttttctctttggaaAGACTTTCAGCTCTGTTATGACGGATTGATTATTTGTTTTGTAGTAAAATTAACTTAAACAGTAAATACCTGAGACAATTTACGAGGACTGTAACAAAGACAATGATGGAAATAAGTTGAACTTTTTATTCTGTATCCCATATTATTTTGACACGAATAACAATGTTTTCAGGAAAAAAGTAAACTAAACCATTGCCACGATTTATCTCAGACACTTGACTGCTACCCAGCTAAGAGGCTAAATGGAGGAGGCTCATGTAGATCCAGAGACGGCTCATGTTTTAGTCAGTCTGAACTGAATAGTTTCAGCCCGTGTTCAGACCCTGCATTGGTGTGGAAGTATTTAAACGCGAGGCCGGAACCTGAACCGGGTCTTAACCGAGGGCAACATGCGGGACCTGCCAGAGCCGACTCAGTGTTGACAAGATTCATTTTAAACATCATCTGTTTGCTAACGTTGTCGAACCGAAATGACAAATAGCACTTatttaacccttttttttttaatctagatACCGCAAAATCCttaatataattttatataCATGGAATATATTCTATataggcacacacacacacacacacacacacacacacacacacacacacacacacacacacacacacacacacacacacacacacacacacacacacacacacacagaggctgGGACTGAACTTGTACACTTCCTGATGGTGGAAGCGCATTCTTCCTGCTGACCCCCCCCAAGAGTGCAGAGAGTTTGGGCAAAGCCGTGGGTGTGCAGCTGCAGCCACAGCAGTGCCTGAAATCAAAGAACGGCTCATTTGCATCGTCTCTATCTCCTGCGTATTAAAAGCAACTATTCTCCAACATCACTGATTTTTATAAGCAGAAAATGTTTCGATGGCAGTCTGCTGCCCCAAAGTGATTCAGAGGGGTTGCAGCTTCAGTCGTTCCTGTCACAAGCTGGGGTTTTATTTGTCCAACCAACATTCATTCAGCTGAACTGAATAAAGATTAGTTTTGTGGCCTCCTTTGTCAACAATGTGATTCTTCAGTAATGATTATTTCTCTGGAACTAATGATATACTCTCCTTGTCGTGGATCTCGGCGTAAAGAGAACCTTTCATTTCAGTTACACTCTTGATGACACATAGTTTTGTTTCTGTGCaaagtgcttttatttatttatgtatttattttaaataagtcGTACATTCGTGACGGGTGaagtcattgtttttttttaggtttgctGAATTTTGCTTCTGAAGTGAATCTTTTCAACAAGTTTCCATTCCCCATAAACGTGGCTGTAATTTGCCGTGCGACTCGTCTCTTCCGTTTCAGGTGTTGCAGCTGCACAGAGAGACTGGAATAACGGAGGAGCACAGTCTAGATAAGGAGGCGAGGAAGTGGGCGAGCCGCGTGGCCCGGGAGTATAAAAGCATCATCCACACACAGAGGGTGAGAACCAGATCAAACACTGTCTATGCAGCCGCGAGGATGCAGGTGATGTCATCAGCTTTCATGATGAAACATGCAACAATAGTCTATTTTTAATATCAGCGACTTCCCAGAGTTGGGTGTCTCTTCTGTGATCCCACAATCCCTTTATAAGAACTTATTCACAGTGGACTTGATCATGTTTTGTAGGTATAAGTCGCACTGAATCTGACCATGTGTCAATTTGTTGAAGAActttaaccaggaaaagcaaAACTGGAGCTCATCGTGGCTCCTTCCTCCTGTCAGTGACTCTCTTCATAGTTAGATGGAATTTGGCCTTTTACGGGTCGGAGCTAGTGCTAAATAggactgggcgatatatcgagattttaatatatatcgatatattttcaaactcgatatggtacgagacaatatcgtttatatcgaaaaaaaaaatgttttaaatgattttgatatagcttattttgtcacaaattgacttgaatgttttatttgagatttgcacaaatgttttatttgcacaactgtcaacctcagtggaaaagtctgcctgttactgtctacattgtattaattgcacagtgtattttaatttaattgttatgcaggaaagggatatttgttttattttattcaagaagcatttttattctatatatgcaggcagtttatttttatttcatttgttttatacattttgatattgtgcagacctctgttaataaaggtacctgtgtgacatttggcacgaggcattgtattaaaactgactgtttttttaagggtttgcctcagaaaaaatgaagctaacagagatgctatgctataatgctttgggggaaaccccaattatggcacagaaaaaatatcgatatatatcgagtatcggcattcagctagaaaatatcgagatatgacttttggtccatatcgtccAGCCCTAGTGCTAAACCCCAATAAAGTCTCTTCAGTTGAGACACTGTGTGAAAGGGAGAAGTGATGAAGCAACACCACGCAAGTCAAAAGGCAGTCTCCGTCTCATATCAGACTTTTAGTGGTTTATTGCAAAAGACAAAGTGAGACAAGTGACGGGACTGTTGGATCACAGCGGGCTGGAAATCAAACAGCATTTCCATTAAAGATGAGGCTTTATGGTTGCAGGTTCCAGCCTCTCCATGTGTTTCTCTGCTTGCGTTATGGATGACgctttgatttggtttcagaccATGGAGGAGTACGGGACGCAGGAGACGTCGGAGCAGAACGGCGAGCTGGAGATTAAGATGGAGGTGGCCCGGCAGAGTCTCCGCAGGGCAGAGGTGAAATCAATGAGTTCCACTGGCTGCTCATGTTAGATGGTGCCAGTGCGCCACCTGCTGGTTGAATGCTGAAGTGAGTGAGGCTGGTTTCGTTTGTGAGGATCAGAGCTGCGTTCATGAGTCGTCTCTGTCCTTGTGATCGAGCACCTGTAACCGAGGTTGATGGAACCCGAATCATCAGTTCTGTTCAACTAGTTTCCATTTAAATGCCACCTTTTCACACGTTCTTATTCCATGTTCTTATTCCACTCATCTCTTGGCATCTTGACATCTATTAACAAATTCTTTAATAGCAGTGCGCTCAAAGCCTGAAGAAACAAAGTCCTAAGATGACAAAACTGCTAAGGATCGTCGCAAAGAAAACACTGCTGGCAGTGTGCATGTAATGATTCCACCATTgtgcatctgcagcagcagcactagCCAAATCAACTCCAATCAGCTGTTACTACGGTACTTCTTTTTCACCCACCAAAACAGTTTCAACAACTTTTACAAACTGCTGGAGTCTTTTTATAGATATCTTtatctttatatattttatttatatagcgtctattacaacacaagttgtctctaggtgctttccagagacccagaacatgacccctgagcagttattacaCCAACTGGCCGGGCGGTTGGTTCTTTACTGCCGACCTCACCTTAAATATTCACACAGTGATGCTGTAATAAAACACTGGAAATGAGCCTTTTCTTTGTCCTGCCAGAAATCCAGACCTGTGCATGGAAGTCGGTCCCTGAGCAGGTCTGGAGGACGGCATCCAAGCTCTCGGAGAAGAACAAAACTGAGAGAAACTCATTTGTCATTACATCGGTGTCGTATCTTTTAAAATGCACGTAACCATCTTTAGTCCAGCTGACTCagataaagataagataagataagataaacctttaatagtcccacagaggggaaatttgcagtttacagcagcaaaggggatagtgcaaaaacaagaggcaacaatagaaaaagtaataacacagtaataataataacacactataaacactataaacagtaactggtataaattaataataataataataataataataataataataataataataataataagaaagataaataataagaaatactagtatataaaaaaagataacagacggatatttacagatggatatttacataattgcacgttgcagtgagtgaaagatattgcacattatttcccttgtgtacatttattgtcaggttgtatgtatgtggtctactgtgagcagtgctggttgtgcagtctcacagctgcagggaggaaggaccttctgtagcgctccttcacacacctagggtgaaggagcctgtcgctgaatgagctctccagcgctctgaaggtgtccttcatggggtgggagtccttctccatcatggatgacagcttagccatcatcctcctctctcccaccacctgcactgtgtccagagagcagcccacgacagagccggccctCTTGATGGTTTTAtccagcctccttctgtctgcagctgtgatgttgctgccccagcagaccactccgtaaaaaatggctgatgccaccacagtgtCGTAAAATGTTTTCAGGAGTTTCTCCTGCACACCAAAGGCCCTCAGCCTCCTGAGCAGATAGTCTGCTCTTAGTCGGACCGATACACCCAGATGTCCATGTGACTATATTTTCTAATAACATGCTGTTTTTTGTCTTGATTGTTTTACACCAGACGGTAAAAGTAAAAGCTGAAGCCCGCTTGGACCTGCTGAGGCAGGCAGGAGTCGCAGTTGAAACGTGGCTGAAGAGCGCAATGAaccaggtgatggaggagctggagaACGAGCGCTGGAACAACCTCaatacccatgatccttcactttCTGTAAGACCCAGAAACCATGAATGCCTGAAACAACCTTCATTCCAAACGTACAGTCACATGTCCACGTTTGGAAGCTGAAACCTATCCAGCGTGGGTCTCGGGTTTTTACGCGGTTTGTAATACTTCTTTAGGGAACAGCAGATTTGGAGCGCGAGgatgaggaagagatggaggacagCGGTGAAGTGTTGGACGACAGCAGCTCCAGCCCCTCAAGCACCTTGAAAAACTACCCACTCACCTGCAAAGTTCTCTACTCCTACAAGGTAACAGCAGACCGCTGGTTTGACTGGAGGACAAGCGGCCCGTGTGACCCTGCGTGACCTTTTACTGCGATGTGGTTGCAGGCTTCTCAGCCAGATGAGCTGACCATCGAGGAGCAGGAGATCTTGGAGGTCATTGATGATGGCGACATGGAGGACTGGCTCAAGGTACGTTACATTTGCTCTGGTTTGAGCTTGGTTGTTGACTTTTTTTGCCTTGCTGTTGGGAGTTTAGTAGTTTACTAGGTTTGGAGGGAGGCACTTGAGCAGTCACCTCCATCAAGTGGTTGGACTTTGTTGTGAGGTCTGGTGGGTTGCTGACAACGACATAATGTGGTCACGgaaacactgtgtgtgtgtgagtaataAAACAAGCTGAGTTATGTACTCAAATTAGTATTTATACGGTTAAAATCCTGAAAGTAATTGAGTATATAACAGTTTCTGTAAAATGATTGAGAGTctgtaatatttatttattgacaaGCACACAATATGAAACAAACCGGCGTCTCGGTAGCCAAGGCAACAACACATTAACTGCCACTCAAAACATTCTATGTTGTGGCAAAGTTAGTTCTGACGTATATGACCGTTTTGAGCAGAGTTGAACTGTTTTTAAGAGATTAATGCAGAAATCAGCCGTGACATCACACTGCAGGTTTACCAACACTGGTACAACCGGCATTCAGCCTCACTGAGTACAtggggaaccccccccccccccccccagacctgcAGCAGTGCAGCACCTCAGCTCGTGTGTGTCTTCGTGCAGCATCCTCACATCTGTGTGTGTCTTCATCACTTCCAGGCCAGAAACCGCAGCGGGCAGGTGGGCTACGTCCCAGAGAAGTACTTGCAGCTTCCTTCCTCCAACAGCCTGTTGAGCATGCTGCAGTCTCTGGCCGCGCTGGACGCCCGATCCCACTCCTCCAGCAACTCCACCGAACCCGAGATGGAAGTCCCAACGGGCTCCGTGAACGGAGACTCCAGTGGTGAGGACCTCCTCCAGTAAACCCAACTCGTTTTAGTTCCTTTAACAACGTTCTTCTCTTTTCCATTCAGTGTCATTTGCAAAGGCCTTGTACGACTACGCAGGACAAACGGACGAAGAGCTGTCGTTTCCAGAAGGTGCGATCATTCGTATCCTCAGCAGAGAGACTCACGAGGACGACGGTTTCTGGGAGGGCGAGTTCAACGGCGTCGTCGGCGTCTTTCCGGCCGTTCTGGTGGAGGACCTCACCGGCCTCAACGAGAATGGAGACGGACAAAGACAGGGAGGTTCACAGGTGTGCTGATGTGACGCTAACAGCTTAATGGCTCTTGATGATGTACAAAGATATGACGACGTGCTTCGAGATGAATGACCGATTGTATTGATCTACTGAGGAACCATAAACAAAGATAAAGATCCCAATTGAGATGTGATACATCAGAATTTAATGTGAATCAGGGTCGTCTCTCAGAGAAAAATCAGGGACCGACTTTTGAGTCCCCTGAAGTTTCTTTTTGACATAATGTGACTGCGACTTTTTTGCCATTTGTCTTTGAGGCATCTCCCTCCACTTTGGCCCAGTGCGATCGCTCCCCCTGTAGTCCCTTCCAGCCAGGACCTCTCCACAGCAGCCCCTTGCAGACCCCCACCATGTCCTCTCCTGCATCCAGCCCCTGCAGCGCCACGGCGTCTCCCATCGGCCGACCACCCGCCTATCACAACGGACACCACAGGCCGCCACCGGCTCCCCACAAGAGCCCCTATCACAGTAAGACGttggtctgcagagaggattcAGAGGTGACGGCACTGAGGAATGTATGACATGTTAACTGATCTGTGTGTGCCCCCTTCAGGTCCAGCACAAGGGTCCCCTCAACCTCCCAAATACCCAGAGAGTGCCGCCGGCACCATCCGACCTGTGAGTGACAGACTGAAATAACTACACAGACCATGAGGTCAAAATCTGAATCAAACTTTTCACCAACTAGATCATTTAAAAAGTGGAACATACTCTTGAGTGTTGATATGAATCTTTTCATCTTCATTTTAATCACGCGGCGGATCAACGGATGCTTGCAGGtccgtgctgctcccccgcccCCAAAGCAGCATCCTCGTGGGCAGGTGAAGCGGAGGGAGGAGGTGGAGATCACGCTGGTGTGAAAGAGACCGGCTGCTTCCAGCCCGCTGGGACTAGTAGATGCACTCCTAAAGGAAACCCAAGGAAGTTTTCCCCCTCTGAGGACGCCAGGAACCGGCCCCCGCCGGGTCAGTGTGCCGAGGAGGAAAATCGTGCCTTTCTCTCCAACATTCAtattcagttgttttgtttctccCTCGTCAAACTCCAGAGTTTGGCTCCTCATAGGAATATAAATAGCACCACCCGCACATCCAGCTGTTGTGTCCAGATGTGAATCACTTTAATCTCAAATATAGGCCGACTTTCCACTGCTAAAAACTGATCCACAAATACCCAGAAGAACCGCTAACCTCACATCATTGACATGATCATCTGGTATcaggttgttgtttgtttgttttcccaaCACAGTCGTGTGAAGCGCGATGAGCTGAGCATGAACTGAACAGCAGAAAACAACCTCCTCTGatataaaaacaaggaaaaatccaaactaacaaaaaacaatgacattttgTGATTACAGCCTTTTAAACTGTTAGTTGTTTCTGTGCAGTTGGATCAGGAGACTCAGCTGAGACCTCCAGAAACCACGAATGTTGCCTTAACTTCCAACACTTTCTCCAATATATTCTAACCGCAAAATAATCATCAACGCCTCTCGAGGCTCAGGAGCAggaaaagtttgttgttttctgttcagcacctTCATCAGAAACCCATGTGAGACCAGCGATTCACGTCAAACTGAGGTTCAGAGACATGTTATTAGCTGTGTCACGGTGGCTGTGATGGATTATTAAGACTGGGGGTGGGTAGTTTTCCCCATCtatcagttttttcttttcctttcagtTTGTGACGATTGCTCGTAAGGATCAATATTGATATCAATAATCTAGAGAGGATTTCCCCCCAGGTTCCTCAGCTCCGTCATCCTGCAGTTTCGTCTCACCGTTTCGCTGCACGACATTTTCTCAAACCGTCGCAGTTTCAGATCACTTCTATGCAACAGAGCTTCACCCGGCAGCATGTTGTCGACACGTCGACGCGCCACTCCGACATGAAACCAAAAGTCTGGTTGTCTCCACGATCGATCAAAACAACAGTACGGGCGAGGCTGGTCCTCGCCGCCGACTCACGTAGCTGCACGCAGTTACACAAACAAGGGAAAAGTGGCAATTGTAGTTGTGATGGTTTATGTCTGTAGAGATGATCACAATAATGGctctttttatcattatttgtttttaaaccccTGTCGTCGTCCTAgttttctcagcatttcaaGTAAATAAACAATTTAAGGGAAAAACTGTGTGTACACACAtattctaactttttttttgtgaatatacAGATTTAGAGATGTTTGTATGTCACTAATGATGCCAGTTTGAGTTTGTGGTGAGAGCGTTGCTTTGGTGACGGTTTACACTGAAGTCGTGTGCAGTTTAAATGCGGTTTATGTTTGAGGAGGAAACCACCCAGAGCTGCTAGCTGTCCATTTTAAACCTATACTGTCATAGTGAAGCACTTTTTCTTGTGTTCTTACTCCCTTTCAGTATTGTTGAAGTTTGTTTACCAGCTGTATTGGTATGAAAACCTTTCTTTTATGAGCTCTTGTGTTATTTAGCCTTAAATAGCCATCGTAGTGTCTTCGACAGATTCCGatctggttttgtttttgttttttaaaagcatTGATAGTTTACAGAGAGCTTGGAGATGGATacctgtttaaaaaaatactaataatagcaaatgtttttttctttgttcttttttattagaattagaattgaaAACATATTAAACCATAGTTGGATTTGATCAGAGGAAAAGTGATATCTGTCAGCCATGTTGCTGTGTTCTCGTTGATCTCCTTGAGATCTGAATGACATCAAACTTATTTTTGAAGTTTGCATATAcccttttattaattaaaaaaaagtcttcagACTGAAGCTTCTTTTCCGTTAGAAAAGTTGTTGTTAACCTGCTACTGGTCCtgatccaaaataaaataaagtccaATTCTGAAATTCAGCGACAAAGTGCCCGTTTTACGAACAGTTCTGCAGAAGCTGCAGAGCGTCAGATTTACACACCAGTGGATGTTTAACTGTATTTATTGTGTACaaataaatgtgaaataaagatAGCTTAAATGAAACAAACAAGACTCAGTCTTCACtcgttttattttgattttatttattttgagtgAAAAGTGGAGGATAATCAAGAATTACAATATATTTAATAACAAGTGGTTATGATTT encodes:
- the LOC133459921 gene encoding F-BAR and double SH3 domains protein 2-like isoform X2, with translation MQPPPRKVRVSQELKHTHTEQTNQLQIKHQAQCDLLDDLRTFSQKRTAVERDYAQALQKLANQYLKREWPESVTEDQADHRNMYCVWRAYLEGTVQATQFRIKACDNYKVQVADPVKTARLQKDQQLRKCIEELTVVQAELQESVKELTKSRKKYQEAETLAQAVREKAELDAKSKLSLFQSKSSLQRASVKLKAKRNECNSKATHARNDYLLTLTAANAHQQRYYSTDLMDCIKVLDGKIYEQVKDYLVSLCQTELEIYQAVHNTFNQLLNSSNGVLQEFHQQLFVQKNTMFQQAPDFLYTPIDSDTVLQLHRETGITEEHSLDKEARKWASRVAREYKSIIHTQRTMEEYGTQETSEQNGELEIKMEVARQSLRRAETVKVKAEARLDLLRQAGVAVETWLKSAMNQVMEELENERWNNLNTHDPSLSGTADLEREDEEEMEDSGEVLDDSSSSPSSTLKNYPLTCKVLYSYKASQPDELTIEEQEILEVIDDGDMEDWLKARNRSGQVGYVPEKYLQLPSSNSLLSMLQSLAALDARSHSSSNSTEPEMEVPTGSVNGDSSVSFAKALYDYAGQTDEELSFPEGAIIRILSRETHEDDGFWEGEFNGVVGVFPAVLVEDLTGLNENGDGQRQGGSQASPSTLAQCDRSPCSPFQPGPLHSSPLQTPTMSSPASSPCSATASPIGRPPAYHNGHHRPPPAPHKSPYHSPAQGSPQPPKYPESAAGTIRPVSDRLK
- the LOC133459921 gene encoding F-BAR and double SH3 domains protein 2-like isoform X1, with amino-acid sequence MQPPPRKVRVSQELKHTHTEQTNQLQIKHQAQCDLLDDLRTFSQKRTAVERDYAQALQKLANQYLKREWPESVTEDQADHRNMYCVWRAYLEGTVQATQFRIKACDNYKVQVADPVKTARLQKDQQLRKCIEELTVVQAELQESVKELTKSRKKYQEAETLAQAVREKAELDAKSKLSLFQSKSSLQRASVKLKAKRNECNSKATHARNDYLLTLTAANAHQQRYYSTDLMDCIKVLDGKIYEQVKDYLVSLCQTELEIYQAVHNTFNQLLNSSNGVLQEFHQQLFVQKNTMFQQAPDFLYTPIDSDTVLQLHRETGITEEHSLDKEARKWASRVAREYKSIIHTQRTMEEYGTQETSEQNGELEIKMEVARQSLRRAETVKVKAEARLDLLRQAGVAVETWLKSAMNQVMEELENERWNNLNTHDPSLSGTADLEREDEEEMEDSGEVLDDSSSSPSSTLKNYPLTCKVLYSYKASQPDELTIEEQEILEVIDDGDMEDWLKARNRSGQVGYVPEKYLQLPSSNSLLSMLQSLAALDARSHSSSNSTEPEMEVPTGSVNGDSSVSFAKALYDYAGQTDEELSFPEGAIIRILSRETHEDDGFWEGEFNGVVGVFPAVLVEDLTGLNENGDGQRQGGSQASPSTLAQCDRSPCSPFQPGPLHSSPLQTPTMSSPASSPCSATASPIGRPPAYHNGHHRPPPAPHKSPYHSPAQGSPQPPKYPESAAGTIRPVRAAPPPPKQHPRGQVKRREEVEITLV